A section of the Mastomys coucha isolate ucsf_1 unplaced genomic scaffold, UCSF_Mcou_1 pScaffold15, whole genome shotgun sequence genome encodes:
- the Chn1 gene encoding N-chimaerin isoform X7 yields the protein MVPNDCKPDLKHVKKVYSCDLTTLVKAHITKRPMVVDMCIREIESRGLNSEGLYRVSGFSDLIEDVKMAFDRDGEKADISVNMYEDINIITGALKLYFRDLPIPLITYDAYPKFIESAKIMDPDEQLETLHEALRSLPPAHCETLRYLMAHLKRVTLHEKENLMSAENLGIVFGPTLMRSPELDPMAALNDIRYQRLVVELLIKNEDILF from the exons ATGGTGCCCAATGACTGTAAGCCAGACCTCAAGCACGTGAAGAAGGTATACAGCTGCGATCTGACAACACTCGTGAAAGCTCACATCACCAAGCGGCCAATGGTGGTAGACATGTGCATCAGGGAGATCGAGTCTAGAG gTCTTAATTCTGAAGGACTCTACCGAGTGTCAGGATTTAGTGACCTAATTGAAGATGTCAAGATGGCTTTTGATAGAG aTGGTGAGAAGGCGGATATTTCTGTGAACATGTATGAGGACATCAACATTATCACTGGTGCACTTAAACTGTACTTCAGGGATCTGCCAATTCCTCTCATCACGTACGATGCATACCCCAAGTTCATAGAGTCTGCCA AAATTATGGACCCTGATGAGCAATTGGAGACCCTTCATGAAGCACTGAGATCGTTGCCGCCCGCCCACTGCGAGACGCTCCGGTACCTCATGGCACATCTCAAGAG AGTGACTCTTCACGAGAAGGAGAATCTGATGAGTGCAGAGAACCTTGGGATCGTGTTTGGCCCAACCCTCATGAGATCACCAGAGCTAGACCCCATGGCTGCCCTGAACGACATACGCTATCAAAGACTGGTGGTGGAGCTGCTTatcaaaaatgaagacattttattttag
- the Chn1 gene encoding N-chimaerin isoform X6 produces MWGLIAQGVKCADCGLNVHKQCSKMVPNDCKPDLKHVKKVYSCDLTTLVKAHITKRPMVVDMCIREIESRGLNSEGLYRVSGFSDLIEDVKMAFDRDGEKADISVNMYEDINIITGALKLYFRDLPIPLITYDAYPKFIESAKIMDPDEQLETLHEALRSLPPAHCETLRYLMAHLKRVTLHEKENLMSAENLGIVFGPTLMRSPELDPMAALNDIRYQRLVVELLIKNEDILF; encoded by the exons attGTGGGTTGAATGTTCACAAGCAGTGTTCCAAGATGGTGCCCAATGACTGTAAGCCAGACCTCAAGCACGTGAAGAAGGTATACAGCTGCGATCTGACAACACTCGTGAAAGCTCACATCACCAAGCGGCCAATGGTGGTAGACATGTGCATCAGGGAGATCGAGTCTAGAG gTCTTAATTCTGAAGGACTCTACCGAGTGTCAGGATTTAGTGACCTAATTGAAGATGTCAAGATGGCTTTTGATAGAG aTGGTGAGAAGGCGGATATTTCTGTGAACATGTATGAGGACATCAACATTATCACTGGTGCACTTAAACTGTACTTCAGGGATCTGCCAATTCCTCTCATCACGTACGATGCATACCCCAAGTTCATAGAGTCTGCCA AAATTATGGACCCTGATGAGCAATTGGAGACCCTTCATGAAGCACTGAGATCGTTGCCGCCCGCCCACTGCGAGACGCTCCGGTACCTCATGGCACATCTCAAGAG AGTGACTCTTCACGAGAAGGAGAATCTGATGAGTGCAGAGAACCTTGGGATCGTGTTTGGCCCAACCCTCATGAGATCACCAGAGCTAGACCCCATGGCTGCCCTGAACGACATACGCTATCAAAGACTGGTGGTGGAGCTGCTTatcaaaaatgaagacattttattttag